The following DNA comes from Alienimonas californiensis.
TCTCGCGACGCGTCGCCTGTAAGGAGCCCGCCCGATGTCCGCCGCCCTTGCCCCGTCGCCCGCCGCCGAGAGCGCCGAGACCGAGCCGGCCCGGCCGGCGGAGCCGCGGTTGTTGATGACCCGGGCGGAGTTCGAAGCCGCCGACGCCTGCCCCGGCACGCGGGTCGAATGGCTCGGCGTGACCGGCGAAACCCGCGACGGCGAACCGCTGGGCCACGTCCGGCCCCGCTTCGGCTTCAACCCCGACGGCAGCTACGCCATGGCGAATCGCCAACACAGCACGCTCGTCACGAACTTGATCGCCCTCCTGCTGGGGGCGGTCGACCGGGATGTTTGGGAGGTGTTCACCCAAGACGCCGAGGTCGGCTGTCTCACCGGCCGACACCGCTTCCCCGACGTGGTCCTCACCCGCCTACCGGCCCGCTACGCCGATCACCCGCGGGACCGCGAATTCGTGCTGCTCAACCCCTCGGTCTGCATCGAAGTGTTGTCGGAGGGAACGGAGGCGGTCGATCTGCGGGACAAGCCGGGCGATTACCTCTCGATCCCCAGCGTGACGGACTATCTCGTCGTCGCGCAGGACGAACCGAACGTGCTGCATCACCGCCGGGCCGCGGGCGGAGCGATGAACGACGAACCGGCGGCGTGGGCGGTGGAGCGAATTGCCGACCTGGCCGCGACCGTCACGCTGACCGCTCCCGCGGCGACGCTGCCGCTGGCGGAGATCTACAAGCGGGTCTTCCCGGCGTGAGTTGGGACGCCGCCCCGCCGCCGTCCAGGGATCGGCGGGCGAGCGCGGCGTTGACGGGGTGGGTCGTCGGGGTGACGACCGGCATGTGCGGGCCGCTGGCGTTCGCTTGGGCTGCCGAGGGGTTCTCG
Coding sequences within:
- a CDS encoding Uma2 family endonuclease — translated: MSAALAPSPAAESAETEPARPAEPRLLMTRAEFEAADACPGTRVEWLGVTGETRDGEPLGHVRPRFGFNPDGSYAMANRQHSTLVTNLIALLLGAVDRDVWEVFTQDAEVGCLTGRHRFPDVVLTRLPARYADHPRDREFVLLNPSVCIEVLSEGTEAVDLRDKPGDYLSIPSVTDYLVVAQDEPNVLHHRRAAGGAMNDEPAAWAVERIADLAATVTLTAPAATLPLAEIYKRVFPA